One genomic segment of Streptomyces liangshanensis includes these proteins:
- a CDS encoding ferritin-like fold-containing protein yields the protein METPDNATVPVAAAQEPTGIAAQDWETASAEPQYRAAVVDLLGALAYGELAAFERLAEDAKLAPTLADKAALAKMAAAEFGHFDRLNDRLRAIDAEPTEAMEPFAKALDDFHRQTAPSDWLEGLVKAYVGDSIASDFYREVAARLDTDTRALVLAVLDDTGHGNFAVEKVRAAIEAEPRVGGRLALWARRLMGEALSQAQRVVADRDALSTMLVGGVADGFDLAEVGRMFSRITEAHTKRMAALGLAA from the coding sequence ATGGAGACGCCCGACAACGCCACCGTGCCCGTGGCCGCAGCCCAGGAACCCACCGGAATCGCCGCCCAGGACTGGGAGACGGCCTCCGCGGAGCCGCAGTACCGCGCCGCGGTCGTGGATCTGCTGGGAGCGCTCGCGTACGGCGAACTGGCGGCCTTCGAACGGCTCGCCGAGGACGCCAAGCTCGCGCCGACGCTGGCCGACAAGGCGGCGCTGGCGAAGATGGCCGCCGCGGAATTCGGCCACTTCGACCGGCTGAACGACCGGCTGCGCGCGATCGACGCCGAGCCCACCGAGGCGATGGAGCCGTTCGCCAAGGCGCTCGACGACTTCCACCGCCAGACCGCGCCGTCGGACTGGCTGGAGGGCCTGGTCAAGGCGTACGTCGGCGACTCGATCGCGAGCGACTTCTACCGCGAGGTCGCGGCGCGGCTGGACACGGACACCCGCGCCCTGGTGCTGGCCGTCCTGGACGACACCGGGCACGGGAACTTCGCCGTGGAGAAGGTGCGCGCCGCGATCGAGGCGGAGCCGCGGGTCGGCGGCCGGCTCGCGCTGTGGGCGCGGCGGTTGATGGGTGAGGCGCTGTCGCAGGCGCAGCGGGTCGTGGCCGACCGTGACGCGCTCTCGACGATGCTGGTGGGCGGGGTGGCGGACGGGTTCGACCTCGCGGAGGTCGGGCGGATGTTCTCCCGGATCACGGAGGCGCACACGAAGCGGATGGCCGCGCTGGGGCTGGCCGCCTAG